From one Triticum urartu cultivar G1812 chromosome 3, Tu2.1, whole genome shotgun sequence genomic stretch:
- the LOC125546739 gene encoding uncharacterized protein LOC125546739 — translation MASNQQRRNALLNQLRYKYEDAYSEKVRATGTSSAALKRHRAEEIEDVRQKESEKTRKAEAYANNVLSWGVGMYKHCNEIQKFLQTLATKQGVPIGEIPLLAVPPPFRSLSPPGSTQQSTIQILENSEESPALCAQQETNPSSINEHVTVASVPAVDDEGMFGGFFSQSGTGALSLSLLSRNSS, via the exons ATGGCATCGAATCAACAGAGAAGAAATGCATTGCTAAATCAA CTAAGGTACAAGTATGAAGATGCATACTCAGAGAAG GTGAGAGCTACTGGTACATCTTCAGCAGCCTTgaagcgtcatcgagctgaagaAATTGAAGATGTGCGTCAAAAGGAGTCCGAGAAGACTCGAAAAGCAGAGGCTTATGCCAACAATGTCTTGTCATGGGGTGTTGGGATGTACAAGCACTGCAATGAGATACAAAAGTTTCTTCAG ACTTTGGCAACTAAGCAAGGAGTGCCTATTGGAGAAATACCACTGTTGGCGGTTCCACCTCCTTTTCGTTCGCTTTCTCCTCCTGGATCAACGCAACAATCTACCATCCAA ATTCTAGAAAATAGCGAAGAATCGCCAGCTTTGTGTGCTCAACAAGAAACAAATCCTAGCTCTATTAAT GAACATGTTACTGTTGCAAGTGTTCCTGCTGTAGACGATGAAGGGATGTTTGGGGGATTTTTCAGTCAGTCTGGAACCGGTGCACTAAGCCTATCGCTATTGAGCA GAAACTCTAGTTGA